One part of the Symphalangus syndactylus isolate Jambi chromosome 1, NHGRI_mSymSyn1-v2.1_pri, whole genome shotgun sequence genome encodes these proteins:
- the GNAT1 gene encoding guanine nucleotide-binding protein G(t) subunit alpha-1 isoform X1, whose translation MGAGASAEEKHSRELEKKLKEDAEKDARTVKLLLLGAGESGKSTIVKQMKIIHQDGYSLEECLEFIAIIYGNTLQSILAIVRAMTTLNIQYGDSARQDDARKLMHMADTIEEGTMPKEMSDIIQRLWKDSGIQACFERASEYQLNDSAGYYLSDLERLVTPGYVPTEQDVLRSRVKTTGIIETQFSFKDLNFRMFDVGGQRSERKKWIHCFEGVTCIIFIAALSAYDMVLVEDDEVNRMHESLHLFNSICNHRYFATTSIVLFLNKKDVFFEKIKKAHLSICFPDYDGPNTYEDAGNYIKVQFLELNMRRDVKEIYSHMTCATDTQNVKFVFDAVTDIIIKENLKDCGLF comes from the exons ATGGGGGCTGGGGCCagtgctgaggagaagcactccAGGGAGCTGGAAAAGAAGCTGAAAGAGGACGCTGAGAAGGATGCTCGAACCGTGAAGCTGCTGCTTCTGG GTGCGGGTGAGTCCGGGAAGAGCACCATCGTCAAGCAGATGAA GATTATCCACCAGGACGGGTACTCGCTGGAAGAGTGCCTCGAGTTCATCGCCATCATCTACGGCAACACGTTGCAGTCCATCCTGGCCATCGTGCGCGCCATGACCACACTCAACATCCAGTACGGAGACTCTGCACGCCAG GACGACGCCCGGAAGCTGATGCACATGGCAGACACTATCGAGGAGGGCACGATGCCCAAGGAGATGTCGGACATCATCCAGCGGCTGTGGAAGGACTCCGGTATCCAGGCCTGTTTTGAGCGCGCCTCGGAGTACCAGCTCAACGACTCGGCGGGCTA CTACCTCTCCGACCTGGAGCGCCTGGTAACCCCGGGCTACGTGCCCACCGAGCAGGACGTGCTGCGCTCGCGAGTCAAGACCACTGGCATCATCGAGACGCAGTTTTCCTTCAAGGACCTCAACTTCCG GATGTTCGATGTGGGCGGGCAGCGCTCGGAGCGCAAGAAGTGGATCCACTGCTTCGAGGGCGTGACCTGCATCATCTTCATCGCGGCGCTGAGCGCCTATGACATGGTGCTGGTGGAGGACGACGAAGTG AACCGCATGCACGAGAGCCTGCACCTGTTCAACAGCATCTGCAACCACCGCTACTTCGCCACGACGTCCATCGTGCTCTTCCTCAACAAGAAGGACGTCTTCTTCGAGAAGATCAAGAAGGCGCACCTCAGCATCTGTTTCCCGGACTACGATG GACCAAACACCTACGAGGACGCCGGCAACTACATCAAGGTGCAGTTCCTCGAGCTCAACATGCGGCGCGACGTGAAGGAGATCTATTCCCACATGACGTGCGCCACCGACACGCAGAACGTCAAATTTGTCTTCGACGCTGTCACCGACATCATTATCAAGGAGAACCTCAAAGACTGTGGCCTCTTCTGA
- the GNAT1 gene encoding guanine nucleotide-binding protein G(t) subunit alpha-1 isoform X2, whose translation MKIIHQDGYSLEECLEFIAIIYGNTLQSILAIVRAMTTLNIQYGDSARQDDARKLMHMADTIEEGTMPKEMSDIIQRLWKDSGIQACFERASEYQLNDSAGYYLSDLERLVTPGYVPTEQDVLRSRVKTTGIIETQFSFKDLNFRMFDVGGQRSERKKWIHCFEGVTCIIFIAALSAYDMVLVEDDEVNRMHESLHLFNSICNHRYFATTSIVLFLNKKDVFFEKIKKAHLSICFPDYDGPNTYEDAGNYIKVQFLELNMRRDVKEIYSHMTCATDTQNVKFVFDAVTDIIIKENLKDCGLF comes from the exons ATGAA GATTATCCACCAGGACGGGTACTCGCTGGAAGAGTGCCTCGAGTTCATCGCCATCATCTACGGCAACACGTTGCAGTCCATCCTGGCCATCGTGCGCGCCATGACCACACTCAACATCCAGTACGGAGACTCTGCACGCCAG GACGACGCCCGGAAGCTGATGCACATGGCAGACACTATCGAGGAGGGCACGATGCCCAAGGAGATGTCGGACATCATCCAGCGGCTGTGGAAGGACTCCGGTATCCAGGCCTGTTTTGAGCGCGCCTCGGAGTACCAGCTCAACGACTCGGCGGGCTA CTACCTCTCCGACCTGGAGCGCCTGGTAACCCCGGGCTACGTGCCCACCGAGCAGGACGTGCTGCGCTCGCGAGTCAAGACCACTGGCATCATCGAGACGCAGTTTTCCTTCAAGGACCTCAACTTCCG GATGTTCGATGTGGGCGGGCAGCGCTCGGAGCGCAAGAAGTGGATCCACTGCTTCGAGGGCGTGACCTGCATCATCTTCATCGCGGCGCTGAGCGCCTATGACATGGTGCTGGTGGAGGACGACGAAGTG AACCGCATGCACGAGAGCCTGCACCTGTTCAACAGCATCTGCAACCACCGCTACTTCGCCACGACGTCCATCGTGCTCTTCCTCAACAAGAAGGACGTCTTCTTCGAGAAGATCAAGAAGGCGCACCTCAGCATCTGTTTCCCGGACTACGATG GACCAAACACCTACGAGGACGCCGGCAACTACATCAAGGTGCAGTTCCTCGAGCTCAACATGCGGCGCGACGTGAAGGAGATCTATTCCCACATGACGTGCGCCACCGACACGCAGAACGTCAAATTTGTCTTCGACGCTGTCACCGACATCATTATCAAGGAGAACCTCAAAGACTGTGGCCTCTTCTGA